ACGACGCCAAGGCCCAGCTCTCCGTCAGCTCCGCCTACATGCCCCAGCCCGTCTCGGACATGGCGGCGGGCTTCCTGGACATCGCCAACAAGGGCGGCGCCAAGGACGAGTTGACCTCCGTCACCAGCGACCTCGGCCCGGTCTCCGTGCACGAGACCGTCGGCCAGACGATGGAGGAGGTGAAGTCCCTCGCTGTGCCCGCACACGGTCAACTCGTGTTCAAGAGCGGGGGCAACCACCTGATGTTCGACAAGCTGAAGCACACGCTGAAGCAGGGCGACAGCGTGACCGTGAAGCTGCACTTTGCCAAGTCCGGCCCCCTCACGGTTGAGATGCCCGTGAAGTCGGCGACGTACAACCCCACGACCGGGCACTGAGGGAGGGACCCCACCTTGAAGACGACCATCACCCCCCGCGTCCGCAATCTGGTGCTGCTGCTCCTGGC
The nucleotide sequence above comes from Streptomyces sp. N50. Encoded proteins:
- a CDS encoding copper chaperone PCu(A)C, which codes for MRRFAVPVAVLTGALVLTGCGGSDDAKAQLSVSSAYMPQPVSDMAAGFLDIANKGGAKDELTSVTSDLGPVSVHETVGQTMEEVKSLAVPAHGQLVFKSGGNHLMFDKLKHTLKQGDSVTVKLHFAKSGPLTVEMPVKSATYNPTTGH